In Calliopsis andreniformis isolate RMS-2024a chromosome 9, iyCalAndr_principal, whole genome shotgun sequence, the genomic window aataaaatacaaaaggtcAAATGATCACTGTTCTCTTATATGTAAATATTTAGATATAAAGATGCAGGCTGAAAAGACCGACACTGAGACCGAGAAGAACGGCACGAAGGTAGAGGAAAATGACGCCGAGGCGGAGAAGAACGAGGCCAAGGTGGAGAAAAATGATGCTAAAGAATCAGGGGAGGAGACAGTGGCGAATAAGGTTGCGAATCTGAAACTTGAGGAAAATACCGGAAGTTCAACGCCCAGCAGTCCCAGCGCCACGCAGCCAGGCAGCTTTTTGGCCAGCTTCAAAGCGTTCTCAAAATTCGGTGACTCAAAGAGTGATGGAAAACATATCACCTTGAGTCAGAGCGATAAATGGATGAAACAGGCGAAGGTGATCGACGGAAAGAAGATCACCACCACAGATACAGGGATTTACTTTAAAAAACATAAGTAAGTTTGATATTTCATTCGTGATAGGGGAAAATCATCACAAACTAAATTTACTCAAATTGTTCATTTTAAATTGGGCCCCTTTCTTTACCCTCTTTTCTTTTGTTACATTTCCTGTATTTCGCTGCTGTCTAAAATTTCACACGTTTCAATCTGTTCTCCTCCATATTAgagaaaaattaaaaagaagaaTTCTTATGGAGTTGTTTCGATCGATAGATCTACGAAACTAGGAATCGATCAATACAAAGCGTTCTTGGAAGAGTTGGCTAAGAGCAAGAAGGTCGACTTGGCGGAAATGAAGAAGAAGATGGCGTCCTGTGGGCCACCTGGAGTTACGAGTGGCTCCTCAGCAGTGAGTATTTTAAACTACCTTTCAAATTTGTATTAAATAGGCTGAAATTAATACAGTAGAATCTCAAGTGACcaaatttcaattatt contains:
- the Ringer gene encoding tubulin polymerization-promoting protein ringmaker → MQAEKTDTETEKNGTKVEENDAEAEKNEAKVEKNDAKESGEETVANKVANLKLEENTGSSTPSSPSATQPGSFLASFKAFSKFGDSKSDGKHITLSQSDKWMKQAKVIDGKKITTTDTGIYFKKHKSTKLGIDQYKAFLEELAKSKKVDLAEMKKKMASCGPPGVTSGSSAAGKAASTVDRLTDVSKYTGSHKQRFDETGKGKGIAGRKDLPDQSGYVQGYQNKDTYNKAH